gctcgcgagcgaggggtatatataggcacctcattggtcccggtttgtgacatgagccgggactaaaggggagcctttggtcctgGTTCAAGCCACCAACAGGGACCAATGGTgctgggccaggagcgaggcccattggtcccggttcgtcccaccaaccgcgaccaaaaggtccagacgaaacaggaccaatggcccacgtggcccggccggccccctgggctcacgaaccgggaccaatgcccacattggtcccggttctagactgaaccgggactaatcggctgagccggcctggaccatagccctgttttctactagtgagttCTTCTTCTTTTAAACATGAACATGGCCTGAGCTATAGGAGATCAATGAGGTGTTAAGGCATGTTATTGTATGTACTAGGAGTAGCAAACCTAATATTACTTGTGTTAATTTAATGCCCGTAAAAGAACTCATTTGCCATTTGTAAACTTTTTCTTAGAATCTTATAGTAGAACAAGTATCAGAGATGTTAATCTTGCACCTAGCACCCCTATATTGCACCTAAGATGCTTAGTGCATATATAGCGTATACACTCGAGATTATTTTTCTTTAACAAGCTTCATCCTCTTATGCTGACATTCATTTTCTTTTGGTGTGGTGTCACTGCCCAGTGCGGTTGGATCGGTGCTCATCGTGGCCGGCCTCTACATGGTGTTATGGGGAAAGGCCAGGAAGGCGCGCGAGCCGCCCCATGTCAAGGATGGTGCCGGCGCCGGTGTGTGACGCGGAGGCCACCAAGGGCCGCGGAGGACAGCAGCCAGGTCTAGCAAGATCGCGCTCCTAGCGCTACTCCTATGTATCTGCTGTGGGTCGACTAGTGTCCTCCGTTAGTATGGATGGACAACTCTCTGAACTAACTTGTGTTCTTGTTTGATGGACAACTATGTTTTGAACCCTTTCGGCACCGTTCTGGTTCATAAGCGTAGCTATGTATTTGTCGGTGCTTTTAGAATAAAAAACAATAGAACCACATGCATCACTAACATATAATGTGCCTTTGATAGATTCGTAGGTGCACCGCCAGTATGATGCTCTGTTTTATGCCCAACACCCCTGTATATGCTGCACCTGATCGCCTTCCCGGCTGGAGGTTTTGCTCTGTCAAGCACATCATTTTCGACTGACGATCCTATCTCTAAATTGTCCCTCCACATACAGATTTTTTTTATAAAGAGAGCTCTTCTTTGATTTCATTTAACTGAAACCATAATATCTTCACAAATATTTACCAAAAGAAAAGCTTAGAAGGAAACTACTCCCTCGGTCTAAAATTCTTGAACCCTttagacaagaattttgggacggagggaatacATGAAACTAGACCAAAGCGAACCTATAAACCTCTGAAATACGGGCGTCCACAGATGAACCCTCCCTCCCCACTCCACTATCTCGCCCTTCAGCCGGAATAAATTCACGTAATAATCCATTAACCTCTACTTCTAAAAGGGGAGTTGATAATCTCGCATCACTCCCATCACCCCTCGGCAAATCCTATGTTACGCACGCGAGCGTCTTGTAGATGATCTTTCGCTCAAACGCAACCAATTTAGGCAGGCCCATTTGACACATGCATTAACTCAATCAAATCGGAAATTTCCCAAAACAACTTTCAAATCAATCTTAAGAAAAtctcaactaaaataaaacttcCCTTGGCTTTCACTACTCATACACAAATCAAATACAAATCTTAAAAAACATAAACTATAAACAAAGTTGGTCGGCCATTTGACGCGTGCATgcatttttattttttgtttttttctatgTTTCGTTTTCTTGGTttcctttatttatttattctaTGATCAATAGGTTGGTTTTTGCTCGGCATATCAGAATCGACATAGACCTGTACAGTGTCGCCTCCATTCCAGTTAAACCCCACCCACTGATTTATTTTCTATTCCCCCATTTTATTTAAACAGATTTTTATCCCACTGATCTATTTAATCCGGTTTTATCTGGCAAATTTAGTAATTTTGTTGTGGAAAAGAAAATCAATCACGGTGATTCCGGATCACTCTTTAAAGACCAAatctgggggggggggggggggaatcaaTGTTTGATAACACAAGACACATTTGTGGAAAGGAATCAATGTCAAATGCATCATGGATAcattctgaaattctttgatTTAAGATTTGTTAGCTCTTGATATCTTATTATGGTTGCCAATATATCCATTTACAGATCACTCTGGAAAACATTTTTTGTTGGGAGAAAAAAGTAAAGAAATAAAAGGAGAGTAATTTGCCGGTAAAAAAGAAGTCACAGGCAGCCTGTTGTGCAATAAAATTTTGAATATGTATGCGAGATATAATTAATGTTAAATTACAAAAATATATATGCCATCATTGCAATGCACGGGTAATTAACTAGCATCAGAGGTAGGTTACTTGAAGTGTCAGTATTATGTTTCGGTATAATAGTTTAGCTGAATCCAACATGATGTTCATCTTCtgaatcatgatttatttttCATACATACATGAGGGCCTTTTGCTGAAAAAAAAATTTGGTTACCATTTTGTCTGATTGTTCAACTTCTCCATCCTAGAGCACATAGGTTTTCGTCGCGCCCCTTGCACGCTTGATGCTACTATGCATCTCCTTGCATCAGATGCAAAAGGAGGGATTTTTTTTTTTGCTTCAGATCCATACGTACGGGTAGATTTGTTTACTATTCGGTATTCGTAGGAATACAAATGTGACACGAGTGAGCTCTGACTTAGACACATGCATGTTTCTTTCCATTTCATTTGTACGGAGTATATACAGAAAGAAAGAAGCAAAGCGATAGCTTAAGCTTAGCTTGGCTCTGCCTAGTCTTCTTTCTCCCATTGCTAATTCAGTTCAGACTTCAGACTACAGATCCTAACGAAATGAAGCATGACCACTGAGAAAATGGCGGCTGTCCTAGCTGATTGATCGACCGGATGGATGGATTGATCTTGGTCACTGCGTCCTCGCGACCCCACCGGCCCGCTCCGCCGCAGCACGCATGACGCCGTCTACCACCTGCGGCATGGACGGCAGGTTGGCACCGCAGCCGACGCCGGAGATGTACCTGCACACCTCGTCCCGGATCATCTGCTGCATCATCGCCGCGAACTCGGGGCTGAACGGATACGACGTCGGCGCCGGagggggcgacggcgacggcgaggatGGAGACGGCTGGTGGAGGTGGCTGTGGGAGCTGTCGTGGTGGAACCCCTGGACCTCTGTGGCCGTGCCGGGCAGGGAGAGGGAGAGCGAGGTGAGCGGGTCCTCCGCCTCCTCCCGCTCCACCTCATGCCGCCGGCTCATGACGCAGTCCGCGGGCTCGAACCCTCCGGCCCGCGCCACCGGGCGGTAAACCTGGCCGAGCCCGAACACACTTCGATGGCTGAGGTCGCTGCGGTCCGAACCGGAGCCGGACCCCGACCCAGATCCAGACGTGCTCTCCGGCGTGACGCCGCCGCGCTTGCCCGGCCGCTCCTCCTCTGCAACGCCGACATCGGCGAGCCTGCGCTTGAGGGAGCAGTTCCAGTGGTTCTTGACGGCGTTGTCGGTGCGGCCGCGGAGCAAGCGCGCGATGGCGGCCCAGCGGTTGCCGAGCCTAGCGTGGGCACGCGCGATGGCGGCGTCCTCCTCGGCCGTGAACGGCCTGCGCTCCACGCCTGGGGACAGCTGGTTGCACCAGCGCAGGCGGCACGACTTGCCGGACCTGCCGGGCACCCCGCGGCCGATGGCCGTCCAGTTGCGCGCGCCGTGGCGCTCCACCAGCAGCCGCAGCGCGCCGTCCTCCTCCGGGCTCCACGGGCCTCTGATCCGGTCGCACCCCTCCATCGCGATGGATCGATCTGGCTAGCTGGTTTGATGATGCTACGACGGGGAGGATCGATGAACTGGGATGGGAGAGTGATTGATTCGTCGTGGGTGGCGGCGAGCGGTGGTGGTGGTTGTCGGGGGGGAGGAGATGGGAGCGTGGTATTTGTAGCCGGGGACAGCCGGTGATGTGGCCGGCAGCAACAGCTGGCCGCACGAGGCCACATCCAACTGCAACTGCAACTGCATGCACGTACGCATCGGAGACGAAACCTCCTGCCTGGTTCGGTCCAATCCTACCAGCGGCGCTTGTCGTTTTCGCAGGCTGGATGCCATGTGGGGCCGGATCGAGGAGGGCCCGCTTCTTGGTTTTAGTTTTGGCCACCGTGGATTTCATTCAAATTTTGAACCGTGGTAGAGTAGcgtcctttgtgttggtttgtTTTCTAGTAGTACTAGCACAATGCCCCTACGGAGCCATAAAAACGACGATGGGAAACTACTAGCTTAGGAAATCATCAAAAGATGATCTCTTAAATCTATGGAGTGTAAATAGAACAAAAGGTCATGTTGTAGTCACTGATGATTTGTAAGTGCCTATTGTAGGAATGTAGGTCCTCTACAAGATTTACATTGAGATAACATTTTAAATTTTTTAAACATCGGCGAATGGACGAGTAATTTGAATGCATAAGATCGTGGATTTGGTAGGAGGACAACGTCTATTACCACGTTGAAATTGCAATGTGTTCGGTCTCTTCTACTATCCTATAGAACTAGAAGAATTGATTTGGTAGAGAAATTAAAATAAACACCATGATTTTGAATTGGAATCGTATGTATTTATAATATATGTTTTTATATGAGTGTTATGCTCACATTAGGGTAGCACTGTATTTGTTTATCTGGGATCGGATAGGTCAGACAATAATAATACTTGTTTGTTATATCTTTTGAAATGTTGCTAGTCTAAGCAGGAAAGATACGAGGggcaacggggggggggggggggaaatgGGGGGGTGGCAAATCTGATCTCTATTCTCCTCGTTTCAGCTCGTATTTTTTGAAATTTAGAGCAGCTACAACTGGAATGTGGTAATTTGAGTCCCTATATGATTGCAGACAGCGTCCGATCAGCCCTCAAATGTctgtgttcatagcaacccctccATATTAAACTCTCCAAATTAATGCAACATGGAAATAGATCCACATATACatagtactcccttcgtcccacAATATGAAATGTTTTTGCAAGTTGTTTTAGCTTGtaaaaatgtcttacattataAGTTGCGGGAGtagaatgaaggaaatatgccctagaggcaataataaagttattatttattttcttatatcatgataaaggtttattattcatgctagaattgtattaaccggaaacataatacatgtgtgaatacatagacaaacagagtgtcactagtatgcctctactagactagctcgttaatcaaagatggttatgtttcctaaccatgaacaaagagttgttatttgattaacgaggtcacatcattagttgaatgatctgattgacatgactcattccattagcttagcacccgatcgtttagtatgttgctattgctttcttcatgacttatacatgttcctatgactatgagattatgcaactcccgtttgtcagaggaacactttgggtgctaccaaatgtcacaacgtaactaggtgattataaaggagtactacaggtgtctccaatggtacatgttgggttaacgtatttcgagattaggatttgtcactccgatcgtcggagaggtatctctgggccctc
Above is a genomic segment from Triticum urartu cultivar G1812 unplaced genomic scaffold, Tu2.1 TuUngrouped_contig_4369, whole genome shotgun sequence containing:
- the LOC125527722 gene encoding transcription factor MYB44-like, translated to MEGCDRIRGPWSPEEDGALRLLVERHGARNWTAIGRGVPGRSGKSCRLRWCNQLSPGVERRPFTAEEDAAIARAHARLGNRWAAIARLLRGRTDNAVKNHWNCSLKRRLADVGVAEEERPGKRGGVTPESTSGSGSGSGSGSDRSDLSHRSVFGLGQVYRPVARAGGFEPADCVMSRRHEVEREEAEDPLTSLSLSLPGTATEVQGFHHDSSHSHLHQPSPSSPSPSPPPAPTSYPFSPEFAAMMQQMIRDEVCRYISGVGCGANLPSMPQVVDGVMRAAAERAGGVARTQ